A stretch of the Dechloromonas sp. TW-R-39-2 genome encodes the following:
- the nuoH gene encoding NADH-quinone oxidoreductase subunit NuoH, protein MDALMNFGSGIFGGVWPAVWALLKIVLIVAPLMLSVAYLTWAERKVIGYMQVRIGPNRVGPWGLIQPIADGLKLLMKEIVVPSGANKAIFIIAPMLAIAPALAAWAVVPFNETLVLANIDASLLYIMAITSMGVYGIILSGWASNSKYAFLGAMRAAAQMVSYEISMGFALICVLMVSNSLNLVDIVHAQQQGRFASWGLSFLSWNWLPLLPMFLVYLISGVAETNRAPFDVCEGESEIVAGFHVEYSGMAFAVFFLAEYANMILVSTLTSIMFLGGWSSPFGFLPDSILWLFAKVGAILFLFLWFRATFPRYRYDQLMRLGWKVFVPVCLVWLVVVGVWMMSPLNIWK, encoded by the coding sequence ATGGACGCACTGATGAATTTTGGTTCGGGCATCTTTGGTGGCGTTTGGCCTGCAGTCTGGGCCTTGCTCAAGATCGTTCTGATCGTTGCTCCGCTGATGCTCAGCGTCGCGTACCTGACTTGGGCCGAGCGCAAGGTAATCGGTTACATGCAGGTGCGAATCGGCCCGAATCGAGTCGGTCCGTGGGGCTTGATCCAGCCAATCGCTGACGGCCTGAAGCTGTTGATGAAGGAAATTGTCGTACCGAGCGGTGCGAACAAAGCTATCTTCATCATCGCTCCGATGCTCGCTATCGCGCCTGCTCTGGCTGCTTGGGCGGTCGTACCGTTCAATGAGACGCTGGTCTTGGCCAATATCGATGCCAGCCTGCTTTACATCATGGCGATCACCTCGATGGGTGTTTACGGGATCATCCTTTCCGGCTGGGCATCGAACTCGAAGTATGCTTTCCTTGGCGCAATGCGAGCTGCAGCACAGATGGTTTCTTACGAAATCTCGATGGGTTTTGCGTTGATCTGCGTATTGATGGTTTCGAACAGCCTGAACTTGGTTGATATCGTCCATGCCCAGCAACAGGGCCGCTTCGCTAGTTGGGGACTGAGTTTCCTCTCTTGGAACTGGTTGCCGCTCCTGCCGATGTTCCTGGTCTATCTGATTTCCGGGGTGGCTGAAACTAATCGTGCTCCATTCGACGTTTGCGAAGGCGAGTCCGAAATCGTTGCCGGTTTCCACGTTGAATACTCGGGTATGGCATTTGCCGTGTTCTTCCTGGCTGAATATGCCAACATGATCCTTGTGTCGACGCTGACTTCGATCATGTTCCTGGGTGGCTGGTCTTCTCCGTTTGGCTTCCTGCCTGACAGCATTCTCTGGCTGTTCGCCAAGGTGGGCGCCATCCTGTTCCTCTTCCTCTGGTTCCGTGCCACTTTCCCTCGCTATCGCTACGATCAGTTGATGCGTCTCGGCTGGAAGGTTTTTGTGCCGGTTTGTCTGGTCTGGCTGGTTGTCGTTGGCGTCTGGATGATGTCACCGCTGAATATTTGGAAGTGA
- the nuoG gene encoding NADH-quinone oxidoreductase subunit NuoG: MLEIEIDGKKAQVPDGSTVMDAAQQVGVYIPHFCYHKKLSIAANCRMCLVQVEKAPKPLPACATPVTNGMKVFTHSELAVKAQKGVMEFLLINHPLDCPICDQGGECQLQDMSVGYGPMKSRYTEEKHVVFHKNVGPLISMEEMSRCIHCTRCVRFGQEIAGIMELGMANRNMHSEITTFLGRTVDSELSGNMIDLCPVGALTSKPFRYTARSWELQRRKSVSPHDSVGANLVVQVKHDNVMRVLPRENEAVNECWISDKERFSYQALNSEERLTKPMVKQGGEWREVDWNVALDYVAHGLKDVARTHGGDSIAALASPNSTLEELFLLGKVFKGLGSGNVDFRPRQSDFGTDFKRAGTPWLGMRLAEIKDLDAALVIGSFLRKDHPLIAQRLRQAAKKYTKVSSLSVTSDDQLISFHANMAVAPSKLASSLAGIVKTAAELKGAAVPAGLEGVAVCETSKKIAQSLIEGEKRAIFLGNVATQSAQAAQLHALALQLGQLTSATVGFLGEGANVVGGHAGWALPSGANARQMFEQPRKAYVLMGIEPEFDCANPQLTLGALKQANLVVYASAFKHAPALEYADVILPITPYTETAGTFVNIEGRIQSFNGVVKARGDARPAWKLLRVLGNVLNLDGFDYQSSEAVRDEVLGAGAEFVAGLDNGLNGVAIALPASQDGVERIADVPINFADAMVRRSPVLQQTADSVAPTARMNEQVLTQLGLVAGAQVRVKQGSGEAVLVAKLDNNVPAGCVRVAAAHASTAALGEMFGTLSVERA; this comes from the coding sequence ATGAAGGTGTTCACGCATTCGGAACTGGCCGTCAAGGCACAGAAGGGCGTGATGGAATTCCTCCTGATCAATCACCCGCTGGACTGTCCGATTTGCGACCAAGGCGGTGAGTGTCAGTTGCAGGATATGTCCGTCGGTTACGGCCCGATGAAGAGCCGCTATACCGAGGAAAAGCACGTCGTTTTCCACAAAAATGTCGGTCCGCTCATTTCGATGGAGGAAATGAGTCGCTGCATCCACTGCACGCGCTGTGTCCGTTTTGGTCAGGAAATTGCAGGGATCATGGAGCTTGGCATGGCCAATCGCAACATGCATTCCGAAATCACGACATTCTTGGGGCGTACGGTCGACTCGGAATTGTCGGGTAATATGATTGACCTCTGCCCGGTAGGCGCGCTGACTTCCAAGCCATTCCGCTATACCGCGCGTTCGTGGGAGCTGCAGCGTCGCAAGTCGGTCAGTCCACACGATTCCGTTGGTGCCAATCTGGTTGTTCAAGTCAAGCACGATAATGTGATGCGTGTTCTGCCGCGTGAAAACGAGGCGGTCAATGAATGCTGGATTTCCGACAAGGAACGTTTCTCTTATCAGGCGCTTAATTCCGAGGAGCGTTTGACCAAGCCGATGGTGAAGCAAGGCGGCGAGTGGCGTGAAGTTGATTGGAATGTTGCACTCGACTACGTCGCTCATGGTCTGAAGGATGTCGCCCGTACTCACGGCGGAGACTCGATTGCTGCGCTGGCATCGCCAAATTCGACGCTGGAAGAGCTATTCCTGCTGGGCAAGGTTTTCAAGGGCCTGGGCAGCGGCAACGTCGATTTCCGTCCGCGCCAGAGTGACTTTGGCACTGATTTCAAGCGTGCCGGTACGCCTTGGCTGGGTATGCGCCTGGCTGAAATCAAGGATCTTGATGCCGCGCTTGTGATTGGCTCTTTCCTGCGTAAGGATCACCCGCTGATCGCTCAGCGTTTGCGTCAGGCTGCCAAAAAATATACCAAGGTCAGTTCCTTGTCGGTTACTTCCGACGACCAGTTGATCAGCTTTCACGCCAACATGGCGGTTGCACCATCCAAGTTGGCCAGCTCGCTTGCCGGGATTGTCAAGACTGCGGCCGAATTGAAGGGCGCAGCTGTTCCGGCAGGTCTGGAAGGCGTTGCCGTATGCGAGACCAGCAAGAAAATCGCACAGAGCCTGATCGAAGGCGAAAAGCGTGCGATCTTCCTCGGGAACGTTGCGACCCAGTCGGCTCAGGCCGCGCAATTACATGCCCTGGCGCTCCAACTCGGTCAGCTAACCAGCGCTACTGTTGGTTTCCTCGGCGAAGGTGCCAACGTGGTCGGCGGTCATGCCGGCTGGGCTCTGCCTTCCGGTGCAAATGCACGTCAGATGTTTGAGCAGCCGCGCAAGGCTTATGTTCTGATGGGGATTGAGCCAGAATTTGATTGTGCTAACCCGCAACTGACTCTGGGCGCACTTAAACAAGCCAACCTCGTTGTTTACGCTTCCGCATTCAAGCATGCTCCAGCACTTGAATACGCCGATGTGATTCTCCCGATTACGCCTTATACCGAGACGGCGGGTACGTTCGTCAATATCGAAGGCCGTATCCAGAGCTTTAACGGTGTAGTCAAAGCACGCGGCGACGCACGTCCGGCCTGGAAGCTGCTTCGTGTTCTTGGAAATGTCCTGAATCTTGATGGTTTTGACTACCAGTCTAGCGAGGCAGTGCGTGACGAAGTGCTGGGTGCAGGGGCCGAATTCGTTGCCGGTCTTGATAATGGCCTGAATGGTGTGGCTATTGCTCTGCCGGCAAGTCAGGATGGGGTTGAGCGCATTGCAGATGTGCCAATCAACTTTGCCGACGCCATGGTACGTCGCTCACCTGTGTTGCAGCAGACCGCAGATAGCGTTGCACCGACTGCACGGATGAATGAACAGGTTCTGACTCAGTTGGGGCTGGTTGCCGGCGCTCAGGTTCGCGTCAAGCAAGGCTCCGGCGAGGCAGTTCTTGTCGCCAAGCTTGACAACAACGTACCGGCAGGTTGTGTCCGTGTTGCTGCAGCGCATGCCTCGACTGCCGCACTGGGCGAGATGTTCGGTACCCTCTCCGTGGAGCGTGCATAA